In Arachis hypogaea cultivar Tifrunner chromosome 17, arahy.Tifrunner.gnm2.J5K5, whole genome shotgun sequence, a single window of DNA contains:
- the LOC112762687 gene encoding pentatricopeptide repeat-containing protein At4g35130, chloroplastic-like, whose amino-acid sequence MSHSNTFHWNLMIRGYTDNDFFLHALNLYITMRFQGVSADHFTYPFVLKACGGLLDFREGEKVHGSLFKMGLAEDLYVCNSLLIGMYGKFGHIDSAVKLFEEMPLPDLVSWNSMVDAKCRLLSYAEKIFDSISSKNIVAWNAMIGAYALNGQPIQAFDSLENILKDDKLAVDNVTLINLLPSCAQLGAVLQGKTIHGLAIRKGFLPHPVLETALLDMYGEFGILKLAEVTFDQMIHHENSPSSFASKH is encoded by the exons ATGTCTCACTCAAACACCTTTCATTGGAACCTCATGATAAGAGGCTATACGGATAACGACTTCTTTCTACATGCTCTCAACTTGTATATCACAATGCGCTTTCAAGGGGTTTCCGCCGATCATTTTACATACCCTTTTGTCCTCAAAGCTTGTGGTGGCTTGTTGGATTTCCGAGAAGGCGAAAAGGTTCATGGGAGCTTGTTTAAAATGGGTCTGGCTGAGGATCTTTATGTTTGCAATTCACTCCTCATTGGGATGTATGGCAAGTTTGGTCACATTGATTCTGCAGTCAAGTTGTTTGAGGAAATGCCTCTTCCAGACTTGGTTTCTTGGAATTCAATGGTTGACGC CAAGTGTAGGTTGTTAAGTTATGCAGAGAAGATTTTCGATAGTATATCTTCGAAGAACATTGTTGCTTGGAATGCAATGATTGGTGCTTATGCTCTGAACGGTCAACCAATTCAGGCTTTTGATTCTTTGGAGAATATACTCAAGGATGATAAATTGGCTGTTGATAATGTCACACTCATAAACCTGCTTCCTTCCTGTGCACAACTAGGAGCTGTTTTGCAGGGTAAGACTATCCATGGACTTGCCATAAGGAAAGGCTTTCTACCTCATCCGGTATTGGAAACAGCTTTGCTCGACATGTATGGCGAGTTTGGAATACTGAAGTTGGCAGAGGTAACCTTCGATCAAATGATCCATCATGAGAATTCACCCTCCTCCTTCGCATCGAAGCACTAG